The region GCTCGCAAAGAAGATAAGCGAGAAATACGGTGAAATCGATAGAAAATCCGGCCCCCTGTTCCTCCTGTCGGTCTTCTTCGAAGAGGCTGGAGAACTTGCCGAGGCAGTGAGGAAAAAAGATGCTGAGTCCATAGAGGAGGAGCTTGCAGACAACCTATTTATGATCCTGAGCCTTGCAAACTACTTCAACGTTGATGTCGAGAGAAAGCTGATTGAAAAGTACATTGAAAATGATCCCTCAGGAAGGTGGGATCTTCCTTCTTAGCCTCTCAACAACCCTTTTTCTTTTTTCCACCGCGTTGTGAAATGCCTGATCCACCCGGGCTTTCATTTCCTCGAAATCCTCTGGATATTCCTCTCCGACAAGTTTCTTTATTGGAGTGTACGCAGATTCCCTGAACCTCGGTT is a window of Geoglobus acetivorans DNA encoding:
- a CDS encoding MazG nucleotide pyrophosphohydrolase domain-containing protein; this encodes MELAELAKKISEKYGEIDRKSGPLFLLSVFFEEAGELAEAVRKKDAESIEEELADNLFMILSLANYFNVDVERKLIEKYIENDPSGRWDLPS